The proteins below are encoded in one region of Lactuca sativa cultivar Salinas chromosome 3, Lsat_Salinas_v11, whole genome shotgun sequence:
- the LOC111884361 gene encoding katanin p80 WD40 repeat-containing subunit B1 homolog KTN80.4 — MATTKRAYKLQEFVAHTSSVNCLKIGRKSSRVLVTGGEDHKVNLWAIGKPNAILSLSGHSSGIDSVSFDSSEVLVAAGAASGTIKLWDLEEAKIVRTLTGHRSNCISLDFHPFGEFFASGSLDTNLKIWDIRRKGCIHTYKGHTRGVNAIRFTPDGRWVVSGGEDNSVKLWDLTAGKLLHDFKFHEGQVQCIDFHPHEFLLATGSADKTVKFWDLETLELIGSAGPETSGVRCMTFNPDGRTLLCGLHESLKVFSWEPIRTHDAVDVGWSKLSDLNMHEGKLLGCSYNQSCVGVWVVDVSRIEPYSISKINGQQEQSGNLSILSDNTSKSSLNRLSISQSSDSMKEPKSLGRLSVSQNSEQTNKDSKTFSSTGNAPAISQKMYPNVVQKISPPASVTVPSAPATSKRSVTKNQSTQNVSTFNRLDVAPVIVPRNNSRSEQSGELRREGISGRLMPTMVLSKTSDSRKFSNAKDEGEKPLASGHSVSDLSDTESSRVADRSGFTSMKESGFGNPAKETSFEDDRSSVSGKAEQNVVTESLPSYQPEIYEGRLQRPHRDNYSMESKRRGRTRTLVSTWDRKERAPYHDTLPSRSLSDSVSVSVSAVNTLPNPVKQLSESSAKEAEPLTEEDAIVDIMGRHDQFVSSMQSRLAKLQMIHRCWDRNDIKAAIRAMERMADHSVTADIVSLLTEKMDTITLDICSCLLPLLTNLLESDMDKHQGLSLELLLKLVRTFGSLIYSSLQASASVGVDIEAEQRLERCNLCYVELEKVKRCLPPLTRRGGSIAKSAHELNLALQEVS; from the exons ATGGCGACCACAAAGCGTGCTTATAAGCTAC AGGAATTTGTAGCTCATACTTCGAGTGTGAATTGCCTCAAGATTGGTAGGAAATCTTCAAGAGTTCTTGTTACTGGAGGAGAAGATCACAAAGTTAATCTATGGGCTATTGGCAAACCAAATGCCATACTG AGTTTGTCTGGACATTCAAGTGGAATTGATTCTGTCAGCTTTGATTCGTCTGAAGTGTTAGTAGCTGCTGGAGCAGCAAGTGGTACAATTAAGTTGTGGGATTTAGAAGAGGCAAAAA TTGTTCGCACTCTTACTGGTCATCGATCAAATTGCATATCCTTGGATTTCCATCCATTTGGGGAGTTTTTTGCTTCTGGATCTTTGGACACAAATCTAAAAATATGGGACATAAGAAGAAAAGGGTGTATACATACCTACAAAGGTCACACACGTGGGGTCAATGCAATAAGATTTACACCAGATGGTCGTTGGGTGGTATCTGGTGGAGAAGACAACAGTGTAAAG CTATGGGATTTAACTGCTGGAAAGCTTTTACATGATTTCAAGTTTCATGAAGGCCAAGTTCAATGCATAGATTTTCATCCACATGAGTTCTTGCTTGCTACAG GATCTGCTGATAAAACCGTTAAATTCTGGGACCTTGAGACTTTGGAACTCATAGGTTCTGCTGGTCCAGAG ACTAGTGGAGTACGTTGTATGACATTTAATCCTGATGGGAGAACCCTGCTATGTGGTTTACATGAGAGTCTAAAAGTCTTCTCATGGGAACCAATCAGAACTCATGATGCAGTAGATGTAGGATGGTCAAAATTGTCAGATCTTAATATGCATGAAGGAAAGCTTCTAGGTTGTTCCTACAATCAAAGCTGTGTAGGAGTTTGGGTTGTAGATGTCTCG AGAATTGAACCATATAGCATTTCCAAGATAAATGGTCAGCAAGAACAAAGTGGCAACCTTTCGATTCTGTCCGATAATACTTCAAAGTCAAGTTTGAACAGGCTTTCAATTTCACAAAGTTCAGATTCAATGAAGGAGCCAAAATCATTGGGGAGGCTTTCAGTTTCTCAAAACTcagaacaaacaaacaaagattcCAAAACCTTTTCAt CTACGGGAAATGCACCTGCTATTTCTCAAAAGATGTATCCAAATGTTGTTCAAAAGATCAGTCCACCTGCTTCAGTTACTGTTCCAAGTGCACCTGCAACTTCAAAAAGAAGTGTTACAAAGAACCAGTCAACACAAAATGTGTCAACTTTCAATAGGTTAGATGTTGCTCCTGTAATTGTGCCTAGAAACAACAGTAGGTCAGAACAGAGTGGTGAGTTAAGAAGAGAGGGTATTTCTGGAAGATTAATGCCAACAATGGTACTATCGAAAACATCTGATTCTAGAAAGTTCTCGAATGCAAAGGATGAAGGAGAGAAGCCATTAGCTTCTGGACATTCTGTGAGTGATTTAAGTGACACTGAGTCAAGTCGAGTTGCTGATAGAAGTGGTTTTACTTCAATGAAAGAGTCTGGTTTTGGGAATCCTGCAAAGGAGACAAGTTTTGAAGATGACAGGAGTTCTGTTTCTGGAAAGGCTGAACAAAATGTAGTGACAGAATCGCTTCCGAGTTATCAGCCTGAAATCT ATGAAGGACGCCTACAACGACCACATAGAGATAATTATTCTATGGAAAGCAAACGAAGAG GAAGAACACGCACACTTGTTTCTACTTGGGACAGAAAAGAAAGAGCACCTTATCATGACACTCTTCCTTCCAGAAGCCTCTCTGATAGCGTCTCTGTCTCTGTCTCTGCTGTCAACACACTGCCAAATCCTGTG AAACAGTTATCTGAATCTAGTGCGAAGGAAGCAGAACCTCTCACAGAGGAGGATGCTATTGTAGATATAATGGGACGACATGATCAATTCGTATCTTCAATGCAGTCTCGTCTAGCCAAACtacag ATGATCCATAGATGCTGGGATAGGAATGATATTAAAGCAGCAATTAGAGCAATGGAGAGAATGGCTGATCATTCT GTGACTGCAGATATAGTGAGTCTTTTGACAGAAAAAATGGACACCATCACATTGGATATTTGTTCTTGTCTACTACCTCTCCTCACAAACCTCCTTGAAAGCGACATGGATAA GCATCAAGGATTATCACTAGAATTGCTGCTAAAGCTGGTGAGGACATTTGGTTCACTCATATATTCATCTTTACAAGCATCAGCCTCTGTTGGTGTTGATATAGAAGCAGAACAAAG GCTGGAGCGTTGCAACCTCTGTTACGTGGAGCTTGAAAAGGTCAAGCGTTGCTTGCCGCCTCTAACTAG aaGGGGGGGATCGATTGCCAAGTCAGCACACGAGTTGAATCTTGCACTACAAGAAGTGTCATGA
- the LOC111884431 gene encoding uncharacterized protein LOC111884431, producing the protein MKVVLRIHKAWSVIDPGTEENEEKNYLAIGLFYQAIPESLIMQLGDVESAKDLWNSIKARHVGTDRVKEARFQTLNSEFDRLMMSEKESIDSFIGKLSGIASQLASLGETIVESKMVKKLLKFVPRKFLHIVASLEQILDLKTVGYEDIVGRLKAYEERVKEADDGGEESKVLFADGGGISSGTKENGKWKGTSEVNGFNGTGA; encoded by the coding sequence ATGAAAGTAGTACTCAGAATTCATAAAGCATGGAGTGTAATTGACCCTGGAACAGAAGAGAATGAAGAAAAAAATTACCTGGCAATCGGATTATTCTACCAAGCAATACCAGAATCCTTGATTATGCAATTGGGAGATGTCGAATCGGCAAAAGACCTTTGGAACTCGATCAAAGCGAGGCACGTTGGCACCGATCGGGTGAAAGAAGCCCGATTTCAAACCCTAAATTCTGAGTTCGACAGATTGATGATGTCAGAGAAAGAATCAATCGATTCCTTCATCGGGAAATTGTCAGGAATCGCCTCCCAATTGGCATCACTAGGAGAAACCATCGTAGAATCGAAGATGGTGAAGAAATTGTTGAAATTCGTACCCAGAAAGTTCCTTCATATCGTGGCGTCACTTGAGCAGATTCTTGATTTGAAGACCGTCGGATACGAGGATATTGTTGGTCGCCTGAAAGCTTACGAGGAGAGGGTGAAGGAAGCGGATGACGGTGGAGAAGAATCGAAAGTCCTGTTCGCCGATGGTGGAGGTATCTCGTCGGGAACGAAGGAAAATGGAAAGTGGAAAGGAACGAGTGAAGTGAATGGGTTTAATGGGACTGGCGCCTAG